One genomic window of Nicotiana sylvestris chromosome 10, ASM39365v2, whole genome shotgun sequence includes the following:
- the LOC104244981 gene encoding uncharacterized protein — MKPQWQISYVFEALDKTLRDILWVRYENRSDKSFGGLTVVCGGGFPQILPVIPKGTRADIVDASLNFSYLWPFFTIYELKQNMRLCNGKVSDYETDKIATFDKWLLQVGNGSFYDDTNKELIKLPFDVSMKSSNDPIRSIIVAVYPSPTKLQ, encoded by the coding sequence ATGAAGCCCCAATGGCAAATAAGTTATGTTTTTGAAGCATTAGATAAGACGTTGAGAGATATCTTGTGGGTAAGGTATGAAAATAGGTCTGACAAATCTTTTGGAGGCCTTACAGTTGTATGTGGTGGTGGTTTTCCCCAAATATTACCTGTTATTCCAAAGGGTACCCGAGCTGATATTGTTGATGCATCACTAAACTTCTCTTATTTGTGGCCATTTTTCACAATATATGAATTGAAGCAAAATATGCGACTATGCAATGGAAAAGTAAGTGATTACGAGACTGATAAAATTGCTACTTTTGACAAATGGTTGCTACAGGTTGGAAATGGATCCTTTTACGATGATACTAACAAGGAGCTCATCAAATTGCCTTTTGATGTATCCATGAAATCATCTAACGACCCAATCAGATCGATTATTGTGGCGGTTTATCCATCTCCTACAAAATTACAATGA